The genomic segment TTGAGTCTTTGTCGTGCCGGAGAAGACGATCAGAGGATCGTGGTGCGACAGGAATTGCTACCAGAAGTAGAGATTGCAAATCTACTCGGGCTAAGTGAAACTCAAAGCAGGAGAGCGGCGCGGCGCTTGGCTGATGGTGGTAAAAAACTGGATGCGAAAACTCCAGATTGGGGGTGCGTGTCAGAAAGCCACGTGGTTCTGCGGCGCCTTCAAGGGGAAGAGGTTGTGCAATGTCCGAGTTTCGGCATTTTGTTTCGCGACTTGGACCTGGGTAAGGGGCAGGAATTTGGATTTGCGTCCACCGTTGGATGCGCGGTCTGGCATAGTCATGAGGGTGCGAGGCGCCGTGCGTTGCTTGAACTGGTCGAGCGTGATGCAGTCGGTCAAGCATGGTACAACCGCTTGGGGATAACTCATATACCTCGCGAGTTCGTGGATCCGGTCTTGGGTGAGGTTCTTTGTGGTTTTCTGGATGGAGAAGACCGCGAATGGCGGCTTTTTTCAGTTGATACCGATTTCGAAGTGCATGTCGTTATCGCGATATCGTATGAACCTGATGGGAAAATGTGTGCCTTTGGATCCGCCGCCGGTTTGAATATGCCGGCAGCTTGCAACGCGGCGGTAGAGGAAATGTTGCAATCCGAAAATGCGCTCGTGCTTATGGATAGGGCCTATCCTGTTGATACGGGAGCAACAACTTCTGCGACCAACATCCCCCGCCAGCTCGCCTATGCACGGCAAAAGTCAATCTTGGACGACTTGCCTATAAGAACCGCGGCAACTTCTCATCCCGCGCGGCATGATGCCTGTTTCACGCACGAAGACCTTCTAAGAAGCTGCATGGATCAGAATATAGAAATATGGGAATTTGACGCGACACGCGCCGATCTGAACATTCCGTGCGTCAAGCTCATTTCGAAAGACCTGTGCAGCTGGGAACCGCGTTTCGGCAAGAAGCGCCTTTATGACGGTGTCGTCAGAAGGGGGTTGCGGCGCGCGCCAGGGACGGAAGACGAGTTCCAAAAGCGTCCGTTTCCGTTTTAGACATAGGTAAAGCCGTGATTCGACGGCGCAGTTTGCCCGAACGTCAAAAAACGGCTGCGGCACTCGGGACCCGGGGCGTCTATCTCCGGATATATTTTGTTGTGCCCAATCTCTGGACAAACCGGCAGGTCACGCCCGTCCCAATTCTATTGGAGAACCGGACGCCCGTCCTCTTTTGGCCGCGCAAGTGTCATGACCCAGAAATTCCGCCACGTTCCGGTGTTGCGATTTGTCCGGGCGATACCCACACGGGTGACATACGGATTGAGTAGGTTTTTGTTGTGCCCTTCCGAACCCTGCCAGCCTTTGAATGCGGCTGGCAGGTCCGCGTAACCCGCACCGAGATTTTCTGCACCGGCATAATTCGTGTAGCTGGCCTTGCTGAGCCGTTGGGACAG from the Roseibium sp. HPY-6 genome contains:
- a CDS encoding YcaO-like family protein, with protein sequence MRTEMIDVSKMSAALRADLMRLGLMQPVKKNAAPDTCEAHIDLCLFLPLLSDHDIRLVPMVRDGCPVQFCTGTLKINIAGDWRAGRNANVIPAGGQADTLRSAAFGCLGELAERLSLCRAGEDDQRIVVRQELLPEVEIANLLGLSETQSRRAARRLADGGKKLDAKTPDWGCVSESHVVLRRLQGEEVVQCPSFGILFRDLDLGKGQEFGFASTVGCAVWHSHEGARRRALLELVERDAVGQAWYNRLGITHIPREFVDPVLGEVLCGFLDGEDREWRLFSVDTDFEVHVVIAISYEPDGKMCAFGSAAGLNMPAACNAAVEEMLQSENALVLMDRAYPVDTGATTSATNIPRQLAYARQKSILDDLPIRTAATSHPARHDACFTHEDLLRSCMDQNIEIWEFDATRADLNIPCVKLISKDLCSWEPRFGKKRLYDGVVRRGLRRAPGTEDEFQKRPFPF